The Lycium barbarum isolate Lr01 chromosome 10, ASM1917538v2, whole genome shotgun sequence genome includes a region encoding these proteins:
- the LOC132614708 gene encoding tetraspanin-6 has product MYRFSNTVIGFLNLFTLLASIPIIGAGLWMARSSTTCEKFLQTPLLFIGFIILIVSLAGFIGACFHVAWALWLYLFVMLFLIGALMGLTVFGFVVTSQGGGVDVPGKAYKEYHLQNYSPWLRKRIKDPQYWETIRACILGSKTCATVITWTPYDYLTKDLTPIQSGCCKPPTSCNYGLTTMGQDPDCYHWNNDPNLLCYECDSCKAGVLEDVRRDWQKISVLNIVMLVLLIGIYSIGCCAFQNTKRAVSDYPHGENRMSKVRPRWDFYWWRWWHDRRHQLY; this is encoded by the exons ATGTATAGATTCAGCAACACAGTGATAGGTTTCCTGAATCTATTCACACTGTTAGCATCAATTCCAATAATAGGTGCTGGATTGTGGATGGCAAGGAGCAGTACAACATGTGAGAAATTCCTGCAAACACCACTCTTGTTCATAGGTTTCATAATCCTCATAGTTTCATTGGCAGGTTTCATAGGAGCTTGTTTCCATGTTGCATGGGCACTTTGGCTCTACTTGTTTGTCATGTTGTTCCTCATAGGGGCATTGATGGGCCTAACTGTGTTTGGTTTTGTGGTAACAAGCCAAGGTGGTGGAGTGGATGTGCCTGGCAAAGCATATAAAGAGTATCATCTTCAGAATTATTCGCCATGGTTGAGGAAGAGGATTAAGGATCCTCAATATTGGGAAACTATCAGGGCTTGTATTTTGGGTTCTAAGACTTGTGCTACTGTTATTACTTGGACACCCTATGATTATCTTACCAAAGACTTGACTCCTATCCAG TCAGGATGTTGCAAGCCACCAACGTCATGCAACTATGGATTGACAACAATGGGACAGGACCCGGATTGTTACCATTGGAACAATGATCCGAATTTGCTGTGCTATGAGTGTGATTCTTGCAAGGCTGGAGTTCTTGAAGATGTGAGAAGAGATTGGCAAAAGATATCAGTTCTTAACATTGTCATGCTTGTCCTCCTCATTGGAATTTACTCCATTGGTTGTTGTGCTTTCCAAAACACCAAGAGGGCTGTATCTGATTACCCGCACGGTGAAAACCGTATGTCTAAAGTCCGACCCAGATGGGATTTCTACTG GTGGAGATGGTGGCACGACAGGAGACATCAGCTTTATTAG